From a single Sphingobium lignivorans genomic region:
- a CDS encoding nuclear transport factor 2 family protein has product MIRPSLTALAVLLAMSAPAAAQPPADADILRETHDRVAITELMWNYVRAIDSLNEEAYPTVFTPDGSFGEAKGPAALRKMVADLKHSQAERRAKGETIPAMHHIMSNAHIEFIDRDHARYHYYWMTVFAGSPYTQPPRLAAAGRGVDEVVRLNGKWLIRSRNVAPTD; this is encoded by the coding sequence ATGATCCGACCATCCCTGACGGCGCTGGCCGTCCTGCTCGCCATGTCCGCTCCCGCCGCCGCGCAACCCCCTGCGGATGCGGACATCCTGCGCGAGACGCACGACCGCGTCGCCATCACCGAACTCATGTGGAATTATGTCCGCGCGATCGATTCGCTCAATGAGGAGGCCTATCCCACGGTCTTCACGCCGGACGGCTCCTTCGGCGAGGCCAAGGGGCCGGCGGCGCTGCGCAAGATGGTGGCCGATCTCAAGCACAGTCAGGCCGAGCGGCGCGCTAAGGGCGAGACCATCCCGGCGATGCATCACATCATGAGCAATGCCCATATCGAGTTCATCGACCGGGACCATGCCCGCTATCATTATTACTGGATGACCGTGTTCGCCGGATCGCCCTACACCCAGCCGCCGCGCCTCGCCGCCGCCGGCCGGGGCGTGGACGAGGTGGTGCGGTTGAACGGCAAATGGCTGATCCGCTCGCGCAACGTCGCCCCCACGGACTGA
- a CDS encoding DUF2093 domain-containing protein, translating into MRAPDMPGLALLRYRAADYQVLRPGRFVICAVSGAEIPLGELAYWSEARQEAYRSALEATRALATS; encoded by the coding sequence ATGCGCGCGCCAGACATGCCCGGCCTTGCCCTGCTGCGTTACCGCGCGGCGGACTATCAGGTGCTTCGGCCTGGCCGGTTCGTCATTTGCGCTGTGAGCGGCGCGGAGATCCCCCTGGGCGAACTGGCCTATTGGAGCGAAGCCCGGCAGGAAGCCTATCGCAGCGCACTGGAAGCGACCCGGGCCCTCGCTACGTCCTGA
- a CDS encoding NAD(P)H-dependent flavin oxidoreductase — protein MFKGVKPIVYGGREVWPLIEGGKGVAVSNHMSSGAWAAAGGIGTVSAVNADSYDLDGNIIPQIYHGRTRQLRHEELIQYAIDGAVQQVRRAFDIAGGRGAININVLWEMGGAQRVLQGVLERTKGMISGVTCGAGMPYKLSEIAAQHNVSYLPIVSSGRAFRALWKRAYHKAAEWLAAVVYEDPWLAGGHNGLSNAEDPTRPEDPYPRVKALRETMREGGISDDVPIVMAGGVWHLRDWNDWIDNPELGAIAFQFGTRPLLTQESPIPQAWKDKLTTLDEGDVLLHRFSPTGFYSSAIRNPFLRELEARSERQIAFSMEEAGDHTHQLDVGVKGRNFWVTRNDLLRAREWVLQGFTNALKTPDNTLVFVTDEERAEIRKDQTDCMGCLSHCAFSSWKDHDDFSTGRLADPRSFCIQKALQNAIHGGDIDRNLLFAGHSAYRFKQDPFYSNGFVPTVKQLVDRILTGD, from the coding sequence TTGTTCAAGGGCGTGAAGCCGATCGTCTATGGCGGTCGCGAAGTGTGGCCGCTGATCGAAGGTGGCAAGGGCGTTGCGGTCTCCAATCACATGAGCTCGGGCGCCTGGGCAGCGGCCGGCGGCATCGGCACTGTCTCTGCCGTCAATGCCGACAGCTATGATCTGGACGGCAACATCATCCCCCAGATCTATCACGGCCGCACACGCCAGCTTCGCCATGAGGAGCTGATCCAGTACGCCATCGACGGCGCGGTCCAGCAGGTGCGGCGCGCCTTCGACATCGCCGGCGGCAGGGGCGCCATCAACATCAATGTCCTCTGGGAGATGGGCGGCGCGCAGCGCGTGCTGCAAGGCGTGCTCGAGCGGACCAAGGGCATGATCTCCGGCGTCACCTGCGGCGCCGGCATGCCCTACAAGCTCAGCGAGATCGCGGCACAGCACAATGTGAGCTATCTGCCGATCGTCAGTTCCGGCCGTGCGTTCCGCGCGCTGTGGAAGCGCGCCTATCACAAGGCGGCGGAATGGCTGGCGGCGGTCGTCTACGAGGACCCCTGGCTGGCCGGCGGGCACAATGGCCTCTCCAATGCCGAGGACCCCACGCGGCCCGAGGACCCCTATCCGCGCGTGAAGGCGCTGCGCGAGACCATGCGGGAAGGCGGCATCAGCGACGATGTGCCGATCGTCATGGCCGGCGGCGTCTGGCATCTGCGCGACTGGAACGACTGGATCGACAATCCCGAGCTGGGCGCCATCGCCTTCCAGTTCGGCACGCGCCCACTGCTCACGCAGGAGAGCCCGATCCCGCAGGCGTGGAAGGACAAGCTGACCACGCTCGATGAAGGGGACGTGTTGCTCCACCGCTTCTCGCCGACGGGCTTCTACAGCTCGGCGATCCGCAATCCCTTCCTGCGCGAGCTCGAAGCGCGTTCGGAGCGGCAGATCGCTTTCTCGATGGAGGAAGCGGGCGACCACACCCATCAGCTCGACGTGGGCGTGAAGGGCCGCAATTTCTGGGTGACGCGCAATGACCTGCTGCGGGCCCGCGAATGGGTGCTGCAGGGCTTCACCAACGCGCTCAAGACGCCCGACAACACGCTGGTCTTCGTCACCGACGAGGAACGCGCGGAAATCCGCAAGGACCAGACGGACTGCATGGGCTGCCTCTCCCATTGCGCCTTCTCGTCCTGGAAGGACCATGACGATTTCTCGACCGGGCGCCTCGCTGACCCGCGCAGCTTCTGCATCCAGAAGGCCCTGCAGAACGCGATCCATGGCGGCGACATCGACCGCAATCTCCTGTTCGCCGGCCACAGCGCTTACCGGTTCAAGCAGGACCCCTTCTATTCCAACGGATTCGTGCCGACGGTGAAGCAGCTCGTCGACCGTATCCTGACCGGGGATTGA
- a CDS encoding glycosyltransferase family 4 protein gives MIGAALCKAGRTGPIRILQLHGTFDQGGKEARVVRLMNHWGARASHDLLIGDPDATGARAGIDSQVPVRFLFSPPLFGPPLPPRYMALARAMRGYDLILSFNWGAMDGVMAHRLFHLVKRLPPLIHHEDGFNEDEANTRSEFRNRYRRIALGSAHALVVPSNQLARIAQREWHQSAGKVRQIPNGIDVASYQGKRPATAIPGLVPDGRLIVGTLAGLRPVKNLRRLVRAVAPLRDRVRLVIVGEGEEREAILAEAAALGMDDMLLPGFLPRPQDYVGAFDIFALSSDSEQFPISLAEAMSAGLPVVATDVGDISAMVSASNRPFIVALDDPDDFTAALSELAADAELRARIGEANRARAMQCFDEAVMFQHYARLYGGAIRDELALI, from the coding sequence ATGATCGGCGCGGCGCTTTGCAAGGCCGGCAGGACGGGGCCGATCCGCATCCTGCAGCTCCATGGCACCTTCGATCAGGGCGGCAAGGAAGCGCGTGTCGTGCGCCTCATGAACCATTGGGGCGCGCGAGCCAGCCATGACCTGCTGATCGGCGATCCGGACGCGACGGGCGCGCGGGCCGGGATCGACTCGCAAGTGCCGGTGCGGTTTCTCTTTTCGCCTCCGCTGTTCGGGCCGCCTTTGCCGCCCCGCTACATGGCGCTCGCGCGGGCCATGCGGGGCTATGATCTCATCCTGAGCTTCAACTGGGGTGCGATGGACGGCGTGATGGCCCATCGCCTCTTCCATCTCGTCAAGCGCCTGCCGCCGCTCATCCACCATGAGGACGGCTTCAACGAGGATGAAGCGAACACGCGCAGCGAGTTCCGCAACCGCTATCGCCGGATCGCGCTGGGCAGTGCCCATGCGCTGGTCGTGCCCTCCAACCAGCTTGCCCGCATCGCCCAGCGCGAGTGGCACCAGAGCGCCGGCAAGGTCCGGCAGATCCCGAACGGCATCGATGTGGCGTCCTACCAGGGCAAGCGCCCGGCCACGGCCATTCCCGGGCTGGTGCCGGATGGCCGGCTCATCGTCGGCACGCTCGCGGGCCTGCGCCCGGTCAAGAACCTGCGGCGGCTGGTGCGCGCCGTGGCACCCCTGCGGGACCGGGTACGCCTCGTCATCGTGGGCGAAGGCGAGGAGCGCGAGGCCATACTGGCCGAAGCGGCGGCGCTGGGCATGGACGACATGCTGCTGCCCGGTTTCCTGCCGCGCCCGCAGGATTATGTGGGTGCCTTCGATATCTTCGCGCTGTCATCGGACAGCGAGCAGTTTCCCATCTCGCTGGCGGAAGCCATGTCGGCCGGCCTCCCGGTGGTGGCCACGGACGTGGGCGATATCTCCGCTATGGTCTCGGCGAGCAATCGGCCCTTCATCGTGGCGCTGGACGATCCTGACGATTTCACGGCCGCGTTGAGCGAGCTCGCCGCCGATGCGGAGCTGCGCGCGCGGATCGGCGAAGCGAATCGGGCCCGGGCGATGCAGTGCTTCGACGAGGCCGTCATGTTCCAGCACTATGCGCGTCTCTACGGCGGGGCGATCCGGGACGAACTGGCATTGATCTGA
- a CDS encoding alpha/beta fold hydrolase, with the protein MAGYEDKYWWSQDGLRLHYRDYPGPQGQDRPPILCLPGLTRNARDFEPVAERLSGEWRVICVELRGRGESAYAKDPMSYVPLVYLQDLLRLVDELGVPRLVGIGTSLGGIMLMLMAATRRGCLAGALLNDIGPDLAPEGLERIRRNVGSGNHHPTWVHAARSVAEVQGMIYPRYRLKDWLRLAKRLYKLTSQGRIVLDYDQRIAEPFRAPGSEAGFDLWPAFEAFGDIPLTLVRGALSDLLAPQTASAMQARLPQLELVTVPNVGHAPTLEEPDAMAAIDAFLAKVLSRLPADATARS; encoded by the coding sequence TTGGCGGGATATGAGGACAAATATTGGTGGTCGCAGGATGGCCTGCGCCTCCATTATCGCGATTATCCCGGTCCGCAGGGCCAGGATCGACCGCCGATCCTCTGTCTGCCGGGTCTCACACGTAACGCGCGGGACTTCGAACCGGTTGCCGAGCGGCTCTCCGGCGAATGGCGCGTGATCTGCGTGGAGCTGCGCGGCCGGGGCGAAAGCGCCTATGCCAAGGACCCGATGAGCTATGTGCCGCTCGTCTATCTGCAGGACCTGCTGCGCCTCGTCGATGAGCTGGGCGTGCCCCGGCTGGTCGGCATTGGCACCTCGCTCGGCGGGATCATGCTGATGCTGATGGCGGCGACGCGGCGGGGTTGCCTTGCCGGCGCACTGCTGAACGACATCGGGCCCGATCTCGCGCCCGAGGGGCTGGAGCGCATCCGCCGCAATGTCGGCTCGGGCAATCATCACCCCACCTGGGTCCATGCCGCCCGCAGCGTGGCGGAGGTGCAGGGCATGATCTATCCCCGCTACCGGCTCAAGGACTGGCTGCGGCTGGCCAAGCGGCTCTACAAGCTGACCAGCCAGGGGCGGATCGTCCTGGATTATGACCAGCGCATCGCCGAGCCCTTTCGCGCGCCGGGCAGCGAAGCCGGCTTCGACCTGTGGCCGGCCTTCGAGGCGTTCGGCGACATTCCGCTGACGCTGGTGCGCGGTGCGCTGAGCGATCTGCTGGCGCCGCAGACTGCCTCCGCGATGCAGGCGCGGCTGCCGCAGCTCGAACTGGTGACCGTGCCGAATGTCGGCCATGCCCCGACACTCGAGGAGCCGGACGCGATGGCCGCCATCGACGCCTTCCTCGCGAAGGTGCTCTCGCGCCTGCCCGCCGACGCGACGGCGCGCTCATGA